From Fusobacterium mortiferum ATCC 9817, a single genomic window includes:
- a CDS encoding MurR/RpiR family transcriptional regulator, translating to MEFGINIDIYKLGEKYHLTESEELALKYIVNNFEKSLEIGVRGVAKNCFASTSVVMNLAKKLGYKGFVDMVYRLEFSIKNSLSNSNSLNNYCTNLDDEKLKYFKNLISNTTRPIFIHGTGFSGAVTKYMADKLMVLGYYSSRSEYMETMEPKYHQKAILLVVSKSGETSQIIMLCEKANLRNVPIVLFTGTSNSTLENLADLTFIIKDSNPIDDRNLKENDFFGNTILFFEYLLSVTKNNN from the coding sequence ATGGAATTTGGAATAAATATTGATATTTATAAGTTAGGTGAAAAATATCATCTTACTGAATCAGAAGAGTTAGCTCTTAAATATATTGTTAATAATTTTGAAAAATCTCTAGAGATTGGAGTAAGAGGAGTGGCTAAAAATTGTTTTGCTTCAACTTCTGTTGTTATGAATCTTGCAAAAAAATTAGGCTATAAAGGTTTTGTTGACATGGTATATCGTTTAGAATTTAGTATAAAGAATTCTCTTTCTAATTCTAACTCATTAAATAATTATTGTACTAACTTAGATGATGAAAAACTAAAATATTTTAAAAATTTAATAAGTAATACAACTAGACCAATTTTTATTCATGGAACAGGTTTTTCAGGAGCTGTAACAAAATATATGGCAGACAAACTTATGGTACTTGGGTATTATAGTTCTAGATCAGAATATATGGAAACTATGGAACCTAAATACCATCAAAAAGCTATATTATTAGTTGTCTCTAAATCTGGAGAAACTTCTCAAATTATCATGTTATGTGAAAAAGCTAATTTGAGAAATGTTCCAATTGTCTTATTTACAGGTACATCTAATTCTACACTTGAAAACTTAGCTGACCTTACTTTTATAATTAAAGATTCTAATCCCATTGATGATAGAAATCTTAAGGAAAATGATTTTTTTGGAAATACAATTCTTTTTTTTGAATATCTTTTATCAGTAACTAAAAATAATAATTAA
- a CDS encoding GntR family transcriptional regulator yields the protein MKKPIYLTIANDIEKKIFNNDYPKNERLPSERNLAEEYGVTRMTIRNSIEYLVSKGLLEKRLGSGNYVKRTSLNLNLNEQLSFSEKSHFSDKTSRTEVIEFEKIYNSKISKIFNLDKDKEFFKIKRLRYLDEEVVNIEITYLLCEMFPDISIEIMEKSKYDYVENFITIKESFNKIIPIIPDMDTQKIFHIDSNTPIFYKTSLGLTTKNIIFEYSELYFNPKIYEFSFISKR from the coding sequence ATGAAAAAACCTATTTATTTAACAATTGCTAATGATATTGAAAAAAAAATATTTAATAATGATTATCCTAAAAATGAAAGATTACCTTCTGAAAGAAATCTAGCAGAAGAATATGGTGTTACCAGAATGACAATAAGAAACTCAATTGAATACTTAGTTTCAAAGGGATTATTAGAAAAAAGATTAGGAAGTGGAAATTATGTAAAAAGAACTTCTTTGAATTTAAATTTAAATGAACAGCTTAGTTTTAGTGAAAAAAGTCACTTTTCTGATAAAACTTCAAGAACAGAGGTTATTGAGTTTGAAAAAATTTATAATTCAAAAATTAGTAAAATCTTTAACCTAGATAAAGATAAAGAATTTTTTAAAATAAAAAGATTACGTTACTTAGATGAAGAAGTTGTAAATATAGAAATAACATATCTTCTTTGTGAAATGTTTCCTGATATTTCTATAGAAATCATGGAAAAATCTAAGTATGATTATGTTGAAAATTTCATTACAATAAAAGAAAGTTTTAATAAAATCATCCCAATTATTCCAGATATGGATACTCAAAAAATATTTCATATTGATTCTAATACTCCAATATTTTATAAAACATCTTTAGGTCTTACTACTAAAAATATTATATTTGAATACAGTGAACTTTATTTTAATCCTAAAATATATGAATTTTCATTCATTAGTAAAAGATAA
- a CDS encoding SemiSWEET transporter, with protein sequence MKIEIIGLIAACLTTSSFLPQVLMVIKTKDTKSISLKMYSIFVIGTALWIFYGLSTNNMPIVLANSITEMLALIILYYKVKEKKI encoded by the coding sequence ATGAAAATAGAAATAATTGGATTAATAGCAGCATGTTTAACAACAAGTTCTTTCTTACCACAAGTTTTAATGGTTATAAAAACGAAAGATACTAAAAGTATTTCTTTAAAAATGTATAGTATTTTTGTCATAGGAACAGCTCTTTGGATATTTTATGGATTAAGTACTAATAATATGCCAATAGTATTAGCTAATAGTATTACAGAAATGTTAGCCTTAATAATACTTTATTACAAAGTAAAAGAGAAAAAAATTTAA
- a CDS encoding alpha-glucoside-specific PTS transporter subunit IIBC, with protein sequence MLKHFQRLGGALFAPVLLFPFAGLVVALTIILKNPDFVGELANTNGTFYKMITVIEEGGWTVFRQLPLIFAIGLPIGLAKKAHPRACLAVLATYLTYNYFISAILTFWGPSFGVDFTQNVGGVSGLTTIAGIKTLDTSIVGAIVISGITIYIHNKFFDTKLPDFLGTFQGTTLVSAIAFVVMIPCAYITCLVWPKIQMGISSLQALMVTSGTFGVWLYTFLERILIPTGLHHFIYGPFIFGPAVVDTGIQVAWAENLLNFANSTQPLKELFPQGGFALHGNSKIFGCIGIALAMYKTARPEKKKIVSGLLIPAALTAALVGITEPLEFTFLFIAPFLFVVHAVLAATMAAVMYAFGVVGNMGSGIIEIAALNWLPLMKNHSGVMFTQLAIGVVFIGIYYLVFKFLIEKYNVKTSGREDEEEETKLYTKADWKAKNGEGKETNSSDLYSGKAKAFLEAFGGKDNIEQVNNCATRLRISVKDEKKVGPDIQFKAAGAHGVVRNGKAFQVIVGLSVPQVRESFENLMEQN encoded by the coding sequence ATGTTAAAACATTTTCAAAGATTAGGAGGAGCATTATTTGCACCAGTATTGCTATTTCCTTTTGCGGGGTTAGTAGTAGCTTTAACAATCATTTTAAAAAATCCAGATTTTGTAGGAGAACTTGCTAATACAAATGGGACTTTTTATAAAATGATTACAGTTATTGAAGAGGGAGGATGGACTGTATTTAGACAATTACCTTTAATATTTGCTATAGGGTTACCAATAGGACTTGCTAAAAAAGCACATCCTAGAGCTTGTTTAGCAGTTTTAGCAACATATTTAACTTACAACTATTTTATCAGTGCAATTTTAACATTTTGGGGACCAAGTTTTGGGGTTGATTTTACACAAAATGTAGGAGGAGTTAGTGGACTTACTACAATTGCAGGAATAAAAACATTAGACACAAGTATTGTAGGAGCAATAGTAATTTCAGGAATAACAATATATATTCATAATAAGTTTTTTGATACAAAATTACCAGATTTTCTAGGAACTTTCCAAGGAACAACATTAGTAAGTGCGATAGCTTTTGTAGTAATGATACCTTGTGCTTACATAACATGTCTTGTTTGGCCAAAAATTCAAATGGGAATTTCATCATTACAAGCTTTAATGGTTACATCTGGAACATTTGGAGTTTGGTTATATACTTTTTTAGAAAGAATATTAATTCCAACAGGTTTACACCATTTTATTTATGGACCTTTTATATTTGGACCAGCAGTAGTTGATACAGGTATTCAAGTAGCTTGGGCAGAAAATTTGTTAAATTTTGCAAACTCAACTCAACCATTAAAAGAGTTATTTCCACAAGGAGGATTTGCTTTACATGGTAATAGTAAAATTTTTGGATGTATTGGAATAGCACTAGCTATGTATAAAACAGCTCGTCCAGAAAAGAAAAAAATTGTATCAGGGTTATTAATTCCAGCAGCATTAACAGCAGCACTTGTAGGAATAACAGAACCATTAGAATTTACATTCTTATTTATAGCACCATTTTTATTTGTAGTTCATGCAGTACTAGCGGCAACTATGGCAGCTGTAATGTATGCTTTTGGGGTAGTTGGAAATATGGGTTCGGGAATTATAGAAATAGCAGCACTTAACTGGTTACCTCTCATGAAAAATCACTCAGGAGTAATGTTTACACAATTAGCAATTGGAGTAGTTTTTATAGGAATATATTATTTGGTATTTAAATTTTTAATTGAAAAATATAATGTAAAAACATCTGGAAGAGAAGATGAAGAAGAGGAAACTAAGCTATATACTAAGGCAGATTGGAAAGCTAAAAATGGAGAAGGGAAAGAGACAAATAGTTCAGATCTATATTCAGGAAAAGCTAAAGCATTTTTAGAAGCTTTTGGTGGTAAAGATAATATAGAACAAGTAAACAATTGTGCTACAAGACTTAGAATAAGTGTTAAAGATGAAAAAAAAGTTGGACCAGATATTCAATTTAAAGCAGCAGGAGCACATGGAGTTGTAAGAAATGGAAAAGCTTTTCAAGTTATAGTAGGACTTTCAGTACCACAAGTTAGAGAGAGTTTTGAAAATTTAATGGAACAAAATTAA
- a CDS encoding 6-phospho-alpha-glucosidase → MKEYIVVIAGGGSTFTPGVVKALLTKKNEFKLKELRVYDNDAERQRKVSIITKSVVDEMDSGLKFSQHTEPKEAFENADFVFAQIRVGKYPMRELDEKIPLSLNTIGQETCGPGGMAYALRTIEPMIEIVDYMEKYSNSNCWMINYSNPASIVAEAMRRIRPNSKVLNICDMPVGMMQKMTDVFKCEYEDIEPEYFGLNHFGWFTSLKVKGIDRTQEMKDFIKENGLFPKNNYDLQHKDASWQKTYKNMKYMMNLFEEYIPNTYMQYYLLGDLILQQLNKEYTRANEVMDGREATLFKVIDEYEKTGKYDKEAFHVGAHGLFIVDVANSLANDMKKKYLVIVENKGAIKNLPDDAMVEIPCYITKDGPVATYHGLEIPTFYKGMIEQQLASEKCLVDAYMENSYVKALMAFTLNKTVSSSQKAKEILDRLIEANKGYWPELK, encoded by the coding sequence ATGAAAGAGTATATTGTAGTTATAGCTGGAGGAGGAAGTACATTTACTCCTGGAGTTGTTAAAGCTTTACTAACTAAGAAAAATGAATTTAAATTAAAAGAATTAAGAGTATATGATAATGATGCAGAGAGACAAAGAAAAGTTTCTATTATAACTAAAAGTGTTGTTGATGAAATGGATTCAGGATTAAAATTTTCTCAACATACTGAGCCTAAAGAGGCATTTGAAAATGCTGATTTTGTTTTTGCTCAAATTAGAGTTGGGAAATATCCTATGAGAGAATTGGATGAAAAAATTCCTTTAAGTTTAAATACTATTGGACAAGAGACTTGTGGACCAGGAGGAATGGCTTATGCTTTAAGAACAATTGAACCTATGATTGAAATTGTTGATTATATGGAAAAATATTCAAATTCAAATTGTTGGATGATTAATTATTCAAATCCAGCTTCAATTGTAGCAGAAGCTATGAGAAGAATTAGACCAAACTCTAAAGTATTGAATATTTGTGATATGCCTGTTGGTATGATGCAAAAAATGACAGATGTATTTAAGTGTGAATATGAAGATATAGAGCCTGAATATTTTGGATTAAATCACTTTGGATGGTTTACAAGTTTAAAAGTTAAAGGAATAGATAGAACTCAAGAAATGAAAGATTTTATAAAAGAAAATGGACTATTTCCTAAAAATAATTATGATTTACAACATAAAGATGCATCTTGGCAAAAAACTTATAAAAATATGAAGTATATGATGAATTTATTTGAAGAATATATTCCAAATACTTATATGCAATATTATCTTTTAGGAGATTTAATACTACAACAATTAAATAAAGAATATACAAGAGCAAATGAAGTTATGGATGGAAGAGAAGCTACACTTTTCAAAGTGATAGATGAATATGAAAAAACTGGAAAATATGATAAAGAAGCTTTTCACGTAGGGGCTCATGGTTTATTTATTGTAGATGTAGCAAATTCTTTAGCAAATGATATGAAGAAAAAATATTTAGTAATTGTTGAAAATAAAGGTGCTATTAAAAATTTACCTGATGATGCAATGGTAGAAATTCCATGTTATATAACAAAAGATGGACCAGTAGCAACATATCATGGTTTAGAAATACCTACTTTTTATAAAGGAATGATAGAACAACAATTAGCATCAGAAAAATGTTTAGTTGATGCATATATGGAAAATTCTTATGTAAAGGCTTTAATGGCATTTACTTTAAATAAAACTGTATCATCTTCACAAAAAGCAAAAGAAATATTAGATAGACTTATTGAAGCAAATAAAGGATATTGGCCAGAATTAAAATAA
- a CDS encoding 6-phospho-alpha-glucosidase, translated as MKQFSILIAGGGSTFTPGIILMLLDNLDKFPIRQIKMFDNDAERQAKIGEACAILLKEKAPQIKFSYSTNPEEAFTDIDFVMAHIRVGKYPMRELDEKIPLRHGVVGQETCGPGGIAYGMRSIGGVIGLIDYMEKYSPNAWMLNYSNPAAIVAEATRRLRPNSKVLNICDMPIGIEVRMAEILGLESRKDMDIMYYGLNHFGWWKSVRDKQGNDLMPKLREHVSQYGYVVPKGDNQHTEASWNDTFAKAKDVLALDPTTLPNTYLKYYLFPDYVVEHSNKEYTRANEVMDGREKFVFGECEKVVKNQSSEGCALHIDEHASYIVDLARAIAFNTKEKMLLIVENNGAIVNFDSTAMVEIPCIVGSNGPEPLVVGRIPQFQKGMMEQQVTVEKLTVEAWIEGSYQKLWQAITMSKTVPSAKVAKDILDDLIEANKEYWPVLK; from the coding sequence ATGAAACAATTTTCTATTTTAATTGCAGGTGGAGGAAGTACATTTACTCCAGGAATAATTTTAATGTTATTAGATAATCTTGATAAATTTCCGATTAGACAAATAAAAATGTTTGATAATGATGCTGAAAGACAAGCAAAAATAGGAGAAGCATGTGCTATACTTTTAAAAGAAAAAGCACCTCAAATAAAATTTAGTTATTCAACAAATCCAGAGGAAGCATTTACAGATATAGATTTTGTTATGGCACATATTAGAGTTGGAAAATATCCAATGAGAGAGTTAGATGAAAAAATACCTTTAAGACATGGTGTTGTTGGTCAAGAAACTTGCGGACCAGGAGGAATAGCATATGGAATGAGAAGTATTGGAGGAGTAATTGGTCTTATAGATTATATGGAAAAATATTCTCCAAATGCTTGGATGTTAAACTATTCAAACCCAGCTGCAATAGTTGCAGAAGCAACAAGAAGATTAAGACCAAATTCGAAAGTTTTAAATATTTGTGATATGCCAATAGGAATAGAAGTTAGAATGGCTGAAATTTTAGGACTTGAATCAAGAAAAGATATGGATATTATGTACTATGGATTGAATCATTTTGGATGGTGGAAATCAGTAAGAGATAAACAAGGAAATGACTTAATGCCTAAATTAAGAGAACACGTATCTCAATATGGATATGTAGTACCTAAAGGAGATAATCAACATACAGAAGCTAGCTGGAATGATACATTTGCTAAGGCTAAAGATGTTCTTGCATTAGACCCTACAACTTTACCAAATACATATTTAAAATACTACTTATTCCCAGACTATGTAGTTGAACATTCAAACAAAGAATACACAAGAGCTAATGAAGTAATGGACGGAAGAGAAAAGTTTGTATTTGGAGAATGTGAAAAAGTTGTAAAAAATCAATCTTCAGAAGGATGCGCTTTACATATAGATGAGCATGCTTCATATATAGTTGACTTAGCTAGAGCAATAGCTTTTAATACTAAAGAAAAAATGCTATTAATAGTAGAGAATAATGGAGCGATTGTAAACTTTGATTCAACAGCAATGGTAGAAATACCTTGTATTGTAGGAAGTAATGGACCAGAGCCATTAGTAGTTGGAAGAATTCCTCAATTCCAAAAAGGAATGATGGAGCAACAAGTAACAGTTGAAAAGTTAACAGTTGAGGCATGGATAGAGGGATCTTATCAAAAATTATGGCAAGCAATAACAATGTCTAAAACAGTACCAAGTGCAAAAGTTGCAAAAGATATTTTAGATGATTTAATTGAAGCTAATAAAGAATATTGGCCAGTTTTGAAATAA
- the cobA gene encoding uroporphyrinogen-III C-methyltransferase, giving the protein MNKKGKVYIMGAGPGDAELLTLKGKRAVEEADCIVYDRLINNHILNYAKKDAEMIYLGKGNCEGGVIQSEINNTIVKKALEGKIVARVKGGDPFVFGRGGEEIQALLENEIEFEEIPGITSAISVPAYAGIPVTHRGIAKSFHVFTGHTMADGSWHNFETIAKLDGTLVFLMGIKNLPIIVSDLIVNGKDPKTPIAIIEKGATAEQRVTTGTLDSIVEIAKEKKIVPPAITIIGEVVNLRDTFKWFENTQLFGKKVLVTRDKRQAREFSDKIEKIGGFAIELPFIKIESTLDKIDREMLKSYSTLLFNSPNGVREFMNKIEDIRDIAHLKIGAVGSKTKELLERYKIKADFIPKEYLVEKLAKEAIHYTAVEEKILIITSDISPCDTKKLNSIYDRHFDKIVAYKTKKIIRDKEEVLDTLKKVEIVTFLSSSTVDAFMESIEYDIESVKNIKFASIGPVTSETIKKYGLTVDFEAKVYDANGIIEAIK; this is encoded by the coding sequence ATGAATAAAAAAGGAAAAGTATATATAATGGGAGCTGGTCCTGGAGATGCTGAACTTCTCACTTTAAAAGGAAAAAGAGCTGTTGAAGAAGCTGATTGTATTGTATATGATAGACTTATCAATAATCATATTTTAAATTATGCTAAAAAAGATGCCGAAATGATATATTTAGGAAAAGGAAACTGTGAGGGTGGAGTTATACAAAGTGAAATCAATAATACAATTGTAAAAAAAGCTCTTGAAGGAAAAATAGTAGCCAGAGTTAAAGGAGGAGATCCTTTTGTCTTTGGTAGAGGTGGAGAAGAGATACAAGCTCTTCTTGAAAATGAAATAGAATTTGAGGAGATTCCAGGTATAACTTCAGCTATATCTGTTCCTGCATATGCTGGTATTCCTGTAACACACAGAGGTATAGCTAAATCTTTTCATGTATTTACAGGACATACTATGGCTGATGGTTCTTGGCATAATTTTGAAACTATTGCTAAATTAGATGGTACATTAGTTTTTCTTATGGGAATAAAAAATCTTCCAATTATAGTCAGTGACTTAATAGTTAATGGAAAAGATCCTAAAACTCCTATTGCTATTATTGAAAAAGGAGCTACTGCTGAACAAAGAGTTACTACTGGAACTCTTGATAGTATAGTAGAGATAGCTAAAGAGAAAAAAATTGTACCTCCTGCTATTACAATAATAGGAGAAGTAGTAAATCTTAGAGATACTTTTAAATGGTTTGAAAATACTCAACTTTTTGGGAAAAAAGTTTTAGTAACTAGAGATAAAAGACAAGCTAGAGAATTTTCTGATAAGATAGAAAAAATAGGTGGATTTGCTATAGAGCTTCCATTTATTAAAATAGAATCTACCCTTGATAAAATAGATAGAGAGATGTTAAAATCTTATTCTACTCTACTTTTTAACTCTCCTAATGGAGTTAGAGAGTTTATGAATAAAATTGAAGATATTAGAGATATAGCTCATCTTAAAATAGGAGCTGTTGGAAGTAAAACTAAAGAATTATTAGAAAGATATAAAATAAAAGCTGATTTTATCCCTAAGGAATACTTAGTTGAAAAACTTGCTAAAGAAGCTATTCACTACACAGCAGTTGAAGAGAAAATTCTAATTATAACTTCTGATATCTCTCCTTGTGATACAAAAAAATTAAATTCTATTTATGATAGACATTTTGATAAAATAGTTGCCTATAAGACTAAAAAAATAATAAGAGATAAAGAAGAAGTACTAGATACTTTAAAGAAAGTAGAAATAGTTACTTTTCTGAGTTCTTCTACAGTTGATGCTTTTATGGAAAGTATAGAGTATGACATAGAATCTGTAAAAAATATTAAATTTGCTTCAATAGGTCCTGTTACAAGTGAAACTATAAAAAAATATGGATTAACAGTAGACTTTGAAGCAAAAGTTTATGATGCTAATGGAATTATTGAAGCTATCAAATAA
- a CDS encoding PTS transporter subunit EIIB — protein sequence MIIQGLGNKENIKVVTNCFSRLRVQLVDTTKINEEILNQTECSGIVKTKDGVQIIYGLSVPKIKIAVNKKLNLDNSEE from the coding sequence TTGATAATTCAAGGATTAGGAAATAAAGAGAATATAAAAGTTGTAACAAATTGTTTTTCGAGATTGAGAGTTCAATTAGTAGATACAACAAAAATAAATGAAGAAATACTTAATCAAACTGAATGTTCTGGGATAGTAAAAACTAAAGATGGAGTACAAATAATTTATGGACTTTCAGTTCCAAAAATAAAAATAGCAGTAAATAAAAAATTAAATTTAGATAATTCAGAAGAGTAA
- a CDS encoding aldo/keto reductase — protein MIYKKFKTLNNEELSAIGYGCWAIGGTWNNSDDLKSIETIKKAIDLGVNFFDVAPVYGMGHSEEILGKAIEGYDRKKLFIATKCGLVWDDNSSEKIVTKSISRESLYRELNASLKRLGTDYIDLYRIHWPFENMQIDEAIETFEEMKRKGLIRYVGLSNFSKKDLEYCLSKTEIATYQGLYNLLEPNSEIYHHKKLEYRSKKEILPICKERGMAFLAYSPLFQGLLTGCFKLENNFDKNDDRAKNPKLNSDTYKFYYKIVEELKEIAKEIGKPLSQISINWLVNQEEIGPVICSAQTPEQIEENVESTSWTLTKDIEERIEGILKKYNII, from the coding sequence ATGATATATAAAAAATTTAAAACTTTAAATAATGAAGAACTTTCTGCTATTGGATATGGGTGTTGGGCAATAGGAGGAACTTGGAATAATAGTGATGATTTAAAATCGATAGAAACAATAAAGAAAGCAATAGATTTGGGAGTTAATTTCTTTGATGTAGCACCTGTCTATGGAATGGGGCATTCAGAAGAAATTTTAGGAAAAGCTATAGAGGGATATGATAGAAAAAAATTATTTATAGCAACTAAATGTGGATTAGTTTGGGATGATAATTCTTCAGAAAAAATAGTAACAAAAAGTATAAGTAGAGAAAGCTTATATAGAGAACTAAATGCTTCTTTAAAAAGATTAGGAACTGATTATATAGATTTATATCGAATACACTGGCCATTTGAAAATATGCAAATAGATGAGGCAATAGAGACATTTGAAGAGATGAAAAGAAAGGGATTAATAAGATATGTTGGATTATCTAATTTTTCAAAGAAAGATTTAGAGTATTGTCTTTCAAAAACTGAAATTGCAACATATCAAGGACTTTATAATTTATTAGAACCAAACTCTGAAATATATCATCATAAGAAATTAGAATATAGAAGTAAAAAAGAAATTTTGCCAATATGTAAAGAGAGAGGAATGGCATTTTTAGCATACAGTCCATTATTTCAAGGACTTTTAACAGGATGTTTTAAATTAGAAAATAATTTTGATAAAAATGATGATAGAGCAAAAAATCCTAAATTAAATTCAGATACATATAAATTTTATTATAAAATTGTAGAGGAATTAAAAGAGATAGCAAAAGAAATTGGAAAGCCATTATCACAAATAAGTATTAATTGGTTAGTAAACCAAGAAGAAATAGGACCTGTAATTTGTAGTGCACAGACTCCAGAGCAAATTGAAGAAAATGTGGAAAGTACTTCTTGGACATTGACTAAAGATATTGAAGAAAGAATAGAAGGGATATTAAAAAAATATAATATTATTTAA
- a CDS encoding precorrin-2 dehydrogenase/sirohydrochlorin ferrochelatase family protein, translating into MNKNFFPLFIDLKNKNILVIGAGKIAFRKVETLLKYSAKITIITKDIKEEKFLTLKNINIKIGEFEETLLEDKFLVVAATDNPEFNRYIYELCNSKNILVNNITSKEEMNCRFASILETEDYQIGISAKGNPSKSKSLKNKLKEILEKKAVD; encoded by the coding sequence ATGAATAAAAATTTTTTCCCACTATTTATAGACTTAAAAAATAAAAATATATTGGTTATTGGAGCTGGAAAAATAGCTTTTAGAAAGGTAGAAACACTACTTAAATATAGTGCTAAAATAACTATTATTACTAAAGATATTAAAGAAGAAAAATTTTTAACTCTTAAAAATATAAATATTAAAATAGGAGAGTTTGAAGAAACTCTCCTAGAAGATAAGTTTTTAGTTGTAGCTGCTACTGATAATCCAGAGTTTAATAGATATATCTATGAGCTTTGTAATTCTAAAAATATATTGGTTAACAATATTACCTCTAAAGAAGAGATGAATTGTCGTTTTGCTAGTATTCTAGAAACTGAAGATTATCAAATAGGTATATCTGCTAAAGGAAATCCTAGTAAATCTAAGTCTTTGAAAAATAAATTAAAAGAGATATTAGAAAAAAAAGCTGTTGATTAA
- a CDS encoding PTS transporter subunit EIIC produces MLIPVFILPIVGILLAFGVLLTNKAIPLANIEKIFEFGTILKNSVLSIFINLSPVFCVGIAAGMAKSKKGNAALNAIVLFFIFIYSMNSFMKLNSLLIDGNLSGTGQGNILGVQILDMGVFLGIILGVLTAIIHNKYFGIEFNGAMRLYGGANLALLIGIPIVIILSIILTYSWPLIQTGISKMTNLIVSTGSFGVGLYGFLERILIPTGLHHLLWVPVELSSVSGSGVVDGVYLEGVRNIAMAELASSNVDRLGPGAVYLTKAMSKMFELVGAAYAIYKCADEENKTKVKALLIPAVGAAVTAGVTEPLEFSFLFTAPILFVVHAILAGIGMAIVAILDIRVIAVSGGIEFLAMMLPVGAKGDTIKFIIVGIVQIVIYYYIFRFLITKLNLKTPGRGNATKLYTKGEYNEAHEKGKDIDLEKKLN; encoded by the coding sequence ATATTAATTCCAGTATTTATATTACCGATTGTAGGAATTTTACTAGCTTTTGGTGTTTTACTGACAAATAAAGCTATTCCTTTAGCAAATATAGAAAAAATTTTTGAGTTTGGAACTATATTGAAAAATTCTGTTTTAAGCATCTTTATAAATTTATCGCCAGTATTTTGTGTAGGAATAGCAGCAGGAATGGCAAAAAGTAAAAAAGGAAATGCTGCTTTGAATGCAATAGTTTTATTTTTTATATTTATTTATTCAATGAACTCTTTTATGAAATTAAATAGCTTGTTAATTGATGGAAATTTAAGTGGAACAGGACAAGGGAATATTTTAGGAGTTCAAATATTAGATATGGGTGTATTCTTAGGAATTATTTTAGGAGTATTGACAGCAATTATTCATAATAAATATTTTGGTATAGAATTTAATGGAGCTATGAGATTATATGGAGGAGCAAATTTAGCTTTATTAATAGGAATTCCAATTGTAATAATTTTATCAATAATTTTAACATATAGCTGGCCTTTAATTCAAACAGGAATCTCAAAAATGACTAATTTAATTGTATCTACAGGGTCTTTTGGAGTAGGTTTATATGGGTTTTTAGAAAGAATTTTAATACCAACTGGTTTACATCATTTGTTATGGGTTCCTGTTGAATTATCTTCAGTTAGTGGTAGTGGCGTTGTTGATGGAGTTTATTTAGAAGGAGTTAGAAATATAGCAATGGCGGAATTAGCTTCTAGTAATGTAGATAGATTAGGACCAGGAGCTGTATATTTAACAAAAGCTATGAGTAAAATGTTTGAGTTAGTTGGAGCTGCTTATGCAATATATAAATGTGCTGATGAAGAAAATAAAACAAAAGTAAAAGCTTTACTAATACCAGCAGTAGGAGCTGCTGTAACAGCAGGAGTAACAGAACCATTAGAGTTCTCATTTTTATTCACTGCTCCTATATTATTTGTAGTCCATGCTATTTTAGCTGGAATAGGAATGGCAATAGTTGCTATATTAGATATAAGAGTAATAGCAGTTTCAGGAGGAATAGAATTTTTAGCAATGATGTTACCTGTAGGGGCTAAGGGAGATACTATTAAATTTATTATTGTAGGAATAGTTCAAATTGTTATTTATTACTATATTTTTAGATTTTTAATTACAAAATTAAATTTAAAAACTCCTGGAAGAGGAAATGCAACAAAACTTTATACAAAAGGTGAGTATAATGAAGCTCATGAAAAAGGGAAAGATATAGATTTAGAAAAAAAGTTGAATTGA